The following proteins are encoded in a genomic region of Pyrus communis chromosome 11, drPyrComm1.1, whole genome shotgun sequence:
- the LOC137708219 gene encoding protein REVEILLE 1-like isoform X1 gives MGSSDMAAQDEFGSTGSDGVVSASNGISMSAGGVQLKDDQFSSGNDFTPKVRKPYTITKQRERWTEEEHKKFLEALKLYGRAWRKIEDHVGTKTAVQIRSHAQKFFSKVVRDPNGGNTASEEPIDIPPPRPKRKPMRPYPRKLVHPLNKETSTVEQSAMSASPNLSVLEQENQSPKSVLSVIGSDAMGSTDSSTPSDGLSPDSSAAGVNSGNLIPSEPNSSLEESGSTINNCSLPNKQLKVKLELFPTDDVDASGGSAEEVSARTLKLFGRTVLVTDSHRPSSRAAGDSKSLPSDVQEEKPVQTSLPCNHTDMESASGSVEHVWDNFPYGRHQGIYFMQFQNQNSNVVESGTNAYPVPWWNICPPFIPFHMQQQPVNEDVDSKKVEREGSCTGSDAGTASDDEIRDKEVETQGDRYVSDKEREPNSVLQFKVSANSAFSVLRASTGKYRKGFVPYKRCVAERDAKSSTMASEDRDGKRVRLSF, from the exons ATGGGATCTTCAGACATGGCTGCTCAA GATGAGTTTGGTAGTACTGGTTCAGATGGTGTTGTCTCAGCTAGCAATGGGATCTCAATGAGTGCTGGTGGGGTCCAGTTGAAGGATGATCAGTTCTCTAGTGGAAACGACTTTACTCCCAAG GTGAGAAAACCATACACAATCActaaacagagagagagatggactGAGGAAGAGCATAAGAAATTCCTTGAAGCTTTAAAGCTCTACGGTCGTGCCTGGCGAAAGATTGAAG ACCATGTTGGCACAAAGACTGCGGTTCAGATTCGAAGTCATGCTCAAAAATTcttttctaag GTTGTTCGTGACCCGAATGGTGGAAACACAGCCTCAGAAGAGCCCATTGACATACCTCCTCCGCGACCAAAGAGGAAGCCAATGCGTCCTTATCCCCGAAAACTTGTACACCCTCTTAATAAAGAGACCTCCACTGTAGAGCAGTCAGCAATGTCCGCATCTCCAAATTTATCTGTTTTGGAGCAAGAAAACCAATCTCCAAAGTCAGTCTTATCTGTGATTGGCTCAGATGCAATGGGTTCAACTGATTCAAGTACACCTAGTGATGGTTTATCCCCTGATTCATCTGCTGCTGGTGTCAATAGTGGGAACTTAATTCCTTCTGAGCCCAACTCATCACTCGAGGAAAGCGGATCTACAATTAACAATTGCTCACTTCCTAACAAGCAATTAAAAGTG AAGCTCGAGTTATTTCCCACGGATGATGTCGATGCTAGTGGAGGTTCAGCTGAGGAGGTATCTGCCCGAACCCTTAAGCTCTTTGGAAGGACTGTATTAGTCACAGACTCCCACAGACCATCTTCTCGAGCTGCGGGGGATTCTAAATCACTGCCTTCTGATGTGCAAGAGGAGAAACCTGTGCAGACCTCATTACCATGTAACCATACGGATATGGAATCTGCATCCGGGAGTGTAGAACACGTTTGGGATAATTTTCCCTATGGTAGACATCAAGGCATCTACTTTATGCAATTTCAGAATCAAAACTCAAATGTAGTAGAATCTGGTACTAATGCTTATCCTGTACCGTGGTGGAACATATGTCCGCCTTTTATTCCATTCCATATGCAGCAGCAGCCAGTGAATGAAGATGTTGATTCTAAGAAAGTTGAGAGGGAAGGTTCTTGTACCGGTTCAGATGCGGGAACAGCCAGTGATGACGAAATTCGTGACAAAGAAGTTGAGACACAGGGCGATCGATATGTGTCTGACAAAGAACGAGAGCCAAACTCGGTTCTTCAATTCAAGGTGAGTGCAAACTCCGCCTTCTCGGTATTAAGAGCAAGCACCGGAAAGTATAGAAAAGGATTTGTCCCGTACAAAAGATGTGTGGCCGAGAGAGACGCCAAGTCCTCAACAATGGCAAGTGAGGACAGGGATGGGAAAAGAGTCCGCCTTTCCTTTTAG
- the LOC137708219 gene encoding protein REVEILLE 1-like isoform X2 — protein MSAGGVQLKDDQFSSGNDFTPKVRKPYTITKQRERWTEEEHKKFLEALKLYGRAWRKIEDHVGTKTAVQIRSHAQKFFSKVVRDPNGGNTASEEPIDIPPPRPKRKPMRPYPRKLVHPLNKETSTVEQSAMSASPNLSVLEQENQSPKSVLSVIGSDAMGSTDSSTPSDGLSPDSSAAGVNSGNLIPSEPNSSLEESGSTINNCSLPNKQLKVKLELFPTDDVDASGGSAEEVSARTLKLFGRTVLVTDSHRPSSRAAGDSKSLPSDVQEEKPVQTSLPCNHTDMESASGSVEHVWDNFPYGRHQGIYFMQFQNQNSNVVESGTNAYPVPWWNICPPFIPFHMQQQPVNEDVDSKKVEREGSCTGSDAGTASDDEIRDKEVETQGDRYVSDKEREPNSVLQFKVSANSAFSVLRASTGKYRKGFVPYKRCVAERDAKSSTMASEDRDGKRVRLSF, from the exons ATGAGTGCTGGTGGGGTCCAGTTGAAGGATGATCAGTTCTCTAGTGGAAACGACTTTACTCCCAAG GTGAGAAAACCATACACAATCActaaacagagagagagatggactGAGGAAGAGCATAAGAAATTCCTTGAAGCTTTAAAGCTCTACGGTCGTGCCTGGCGAAAGATTGAAG ACCATGTTGGCACAAAGACTGCGGTTCAGATTCGAAGTCATGCTCAAAAATTcttttctaag GTTGTTCGTGACCCGAATGGTGGAAACACAGCCTCAGAAGAGCCCATTGACATACCTCCTCCGCGACCAAAGAGGAAGCCAATGCGTCCTTATCCCCGAAAACTTGTACACCCTCTTAATAAAGAGACCTCCACTGTAGAGCAGTCAGCAATGTCCGCATCTCCAAATTTATCTGTTTTGGAGCAAGAAAACCAATCTCCAAAGTCAGTCTTATCTGTGATTGGCTCAGATGCAATGGGTTCAACTGATTCAAGTACACCTAGTGATGGTTTATCCCCTGATTCATCTGCTGCTGGTGTCAATAGTGGGAACTTAATTCCTTCTGAGCCCAACTCATCACTCGAGGAAAGCGGATCTACAATTAACAATTGCTCACTTCCTAACAAGCAATTAAAAGTG AAGCTCGAGTTATTTCCCACGGATGATGTCGATGCTAGTGGAGGTTCAGCTGAGGAGGTATCTGCCCGAACCCTTAAGCTCTTTGGAAGGACTGTATTAGTCACAGACTCCCACAGACCATCTTCTCGAGCTGCGGGGGATTCTAAATCACTGCCTTCTGATGTGCAAGAGGAGAAACCTGTGCAGACCTCATTACCATGTAACCATACGGATATGGAATCTGCATCCGGGAGTGTAGAACACGTTTGGGATAATTTTCCCTATGGTAGACATCAAGGCATCTACTTTATGCAATTTCAGAATCAAAACTCAAATGTAGTAGAATCTGGTACTAATGCTTATCCTGTACCGTGGTGGAACATATGTCCGCCTTTTATTCCATTCCATATGCAGCAGCAGCCAGTGAATGAAGATGTTGATTCTAAGAAAGTTGAGAGGGAAGGTTCTTGTACCGGTTCAGATGCGGGAACAGCCAGTGATGACGAAATTCGTGACAAAGAAGTTGAGACACAGGGCGATCGATATGTGTCTGACAAAGAACGAGAGCCAAACTCGGTTCTTCAATTCAAGGTGAGTGCAAACTCCGCCTTCTCGGTATTAAGAGCAAGCACCGGAAAGTATAGAAAAGGATTTGTCCCGTACAAAAGATGTGTGGCCGAGAGAGACGCCAAGTCCTCAACAATGGCAAGTGAGGACAGGGATGGGAAAAGAGTCCGCCTTTCCTTTTAG
- the LOC137708815 gene encoding UTP--glucose-1-phosphate uridylyltransferase-like — MATGVIDKLKSHVATLSQISENEKNGFINLVSRSVSGEAQHVDWSKIETPTDEVVVPHAGLEPAPKDTAEIKALLDKLVVLKLNGGLGTTMGCTGPKSVIEVRDGLTFLDLIVMQIEHLNDKFGSSVPLLLMNSFNTHDDTQKIVEKYSKANVQIHTFNQSQYPRLVVDDFTPLPSKGQTGKDGWYPPGHGDVFPSLKNSGKLDLLLSQGKEYVFISNSDNLGAIVDLKILHHLIKNKNEYIMEVTPKTLADVKGGTLISYEGKVQLLEIAQVPEEHVDEFKSIEKFKIFNTNNLWVNLNAIKRLVDADALKMEIIPNPKEVNGVKVLQLETAAGAAIKFFDHAIGINVPRARFLPVKATSDLLLVKSDLYNVRDGFVIRNKLRRDPQNPVIQLGPEFKKVDDFLSRFKSIPSLLECDGLRVDGDIWFGSGIKLKGNVHCSVSSEEMLNIPDNITLRE; from the exons ATGGCTACCGGTGTCATCGACAAGCTCAAATCTCACGTCGCTACTCTGAGCCAAATCAG CGAGAATGAGAAGAACGGATTCATCAACCTCGTCTCTCGCTCCGTCAG TGGAGAAGCACAGCATGTGGACTGGAGTAAGATCGAGACTCCTACTGACGAAGTAGTCGTTCCTCATGCTGGCTTGGAACCTGCTCCTAAAG ATACTGCCGAGATCAAGGCGCTTTTGGACAAACTTGTTGTGCTTAAGCTTAATGGAGGCTTGGGAACAACTATGGGTTGCACCGGTCCCAA GTCTGTCATTGAAGTTCGAGATGGGTTGACATTTCTGGACTTGATTGTCATGCAGATTGAG CATCTCAATGACAAATTTGGGAGCAGTGTTCCCTTGCTTTTGATGAACTCATTCAACACTCATGACGATACACAAAAG ATTGTAGAGAAGTACTCCAAGGCAAATGTTCAGATTCATACTTTTAACCAG AGTCAGTATCCTCGTCTGGTTGTTGACGATTTTACGCCACTGCCATCCAAAGGACAGACTGGCAAGGATGGATG GTATCCTCCTGGCCACGGTGATGTGTTTCCATCCCTCAAGAACAGTGGAAAACTTGATCTGTTATTGTCACAG GGTAAGGAGTATGTGTTTATTTCTAACTCGGACAACTTGGGTGCTATTGTTGACTTAA AAATTCTACATCATTTGATCAAGAACAAGAACGAATACATTATGGAG GTGACACCGAAAACATTGGCCGATGTGAAGGGTGGCACTCTTATCTCTTATGAGGGCAAGGTTCAG CTCCTGGAAATTGCTCAAGTCCCTGAAGAACAT GTCGATGAATTCAAGTCAATAGAgaagttcaaaattttcaatacgAATAATTT GTGGGTGAACTTGAATGCAATTAAAAGGCTAGTGGATGCTGATGCACTTAAGATGGAAATTATCCCAAACCCAAAG GAAGTGAATGGGGTCAAAGTTCTTCAGCTAGAAACCGCAGCTGGTGCAGCAATCAAG TTCTTTGATCATGCTATTGGTATCAATGTACCTAGAGCCCGATTCCTTCCTGTGAAGGCAACTTCTGACTTGCTTCTTGTCAAG TCTGACCTTTATAACGTAAGAGATGGCTTCGTTATCCGGAACAAATTGAGAAGAGATCCACAAAATCCTGTTATTCAATTGGGGCCTGAATTTAAGAAG GTTGACGATTTCTTGAGTCGATTCAAGTCAATCCCCAGCCTCCTTGAGTGTGATGGCCTTCGGGTTGATGGTGACATATGGTTTGGTTCTGGCATTAAACTCAAG GGGAACGTACATTGCTCAGTAAGTTCTGAAGAGATGTTAAACATTCCTGATAATATCACGCTTAGAGAATAG
- the LOC137749440 gene encoding homeobox-leucine zipper protein HDG11-like, which yields MELPRNSNYQSSGDGHEASSSRKGNKKRQRHTSEQIQRLEEFFINCTHPDENDRKQLCRELGLEPNQIMFWFQNKRTQIKAQTERAETTALRQLNENIRRENFAMKETLKNVVCPTCDGLPISGEEQQLSLQRLQLENSYLKQEHDKLANLLPKYNATSVVGSSLNLSPGCSTNQVIARPPLNLSPTNPALAYQLKENAEMEKALMKDIAASAMEELVKLFQIEKPIWIKSPTNGRYFLNRDNYDKMFPKAKHFKNSRAKVESSKDSGVVHISAAHLVDMFLDSNKWEELFPTIVTTAKTIEVLETGMSGNRNGCLQLMYEQIHILSPLVLPRDFYFLRHCQQTEPGTWVIADVSYNSAKGSFARQPQSWRLPSGCMIEDMHNGYAKITWIEHMEVDDKTQTHRLYRDLICSSVAYGAERWIVTLQRMCERFDCLMDDVGSTCVFGGVVTLPEGKKSLMKLSQRMVKNFCGMLSMEGKLDFPQLSEVDSSGIRVSVHKSAEIGQPHGTIVSVATSLWLPLSSQTIFNFFRDEKTRIQWDVLFHGNPVHEIAYISTGTHPENHISIIRPFIPTEDNMLMLQECHIDPLGSFIIYAPVDIQTLNVAISGEDSSNIAILPSGFLISGDGRPEMGDACGSLVTVAFHILVSSPTTSERMNMELVATVNTLISSTVKKIKVALKCSGLD from the exons ATGGAGCTCCCGAGAAATTCAAATTATCAATCTTCCGGTGATGGACATGAAGCATCGAGTTCCCGCAAGGGGAACAAGAAGCGTCAACGCCATACTTCTGAGCAGATACAACGACTTGAAGA ATTTTTCATCAACTGCACCCATCCAGATGAGAATGACCGTAAACAGCTATGTAGGGAACTGGGGCTGGAGCCAAATCAAATCATGTTTTGgtttcaaaacaaaagaaccCAAATCAAG GCGCAAACTGAGAGAGCAGAAACCACTGCTCTCCGACAGTTGAATGAAAATATTCGACGTGAAAACTTTGCAATGAAAGAAACCTTAAAGAATGTCGTTTGTCCAACCTGTGATGGTCTACCGATTTCAGGAGAAGAGCAACAACTCAGTTTGCAGAGACTTCAACTGGAGAATTCTTATTTGAAACAAGAG CATGATAAGTTAGCCAACCTTCTACCCAAGTATAATGCGACATCTGTAGTTGGATCATCGCTAAATTTATCACCAGGATGTTCCACGAACCAAGTGATAGCCAGACCACCTCTTAATCTCAGTCCTACGAATCCCGCATTAGCGTaccaattaaaagaaaatgcCGAAATGGAAAAGGCACTCATGAAAGACATTGCAGCCAGTGCCATGGAAGAACTGGTCAAGCTTTTCCAGATCGAAAAGCCCATATGGATCAAATCACCAACTAATGGCAGATATTTCCTCAACCGTGATAACTATGATAAGATGTTTCCAAAAGCCAAACACTTCAAAAACTCTCGTGCTAAGGTCGAGTCTTCGAAAGATTCAGGAGTTGTGCACATAAGTGCAGCACATTTGGTTGACATGTTTTTAGATTCC AACAAATGGGAAGAACTCTTTCCAACAATCGTAACAACAGCAAAGACAATTGAAGTACTCGAAACTGGAATGTCAGGAAATCGGAATGGTTGCTTGCAGCTG ATGTATGAACAAATACACATTCTCTCACCTTTGGTGCTGCCACGGGATTTCTACTTTCTTCGCCATTGTCAACAAACTGAGCCAGGAACTTGGGTCATCGCTGATGTCTCATATAACTCCGCGAAAGGGAGTTTTGCAAGACAGCCTCAATCTTGGAGGCTACCATCTGGATGCATGATCGAAGACATGCATAACGGATACGCCAAG ATTACTTGGATTGAGCATATGGAGGTTGACGACAAGACACAAACTCATCGGCTCTATAGAGATCTAATTTGTAGTAGTGTTGCATATGGAGCTGAGAGATGGATTGTTACTCTTCAAAGGATGTGTGAGAGATTCGATTGTTTGATGGACGATGTTGGTTCTACTTGTGTGTTTGGAGGAG TGGTTACTTTGCCTGAAGGCAAGAAGAGCCTAATGAAGCTTTCCCAAAGGATGGTGAAGAACTTTTGCGGAATGTTGAGCATGGAGGGAAAACTTGACTTCCCCCAATTGTCAGAAGTTGACAGCAGTGGGATTCGAGTCTCTGTTCATAAAAGCGCAGAAATTGGACAACCACATGGCACGATCGTCAGTGTTGCTACTTCTCTCTGGCTCCCTTTGTCGTCACAAACTATCTTTAACTTCTTCAGAGATGAGAAAACAAGAATTCAG TGGGATGTTCTCTTTCATGGAAACCCAGTGCATGAGATTGCCTACATTTCAACTGGAACTCATCCCGAAAACCATATATCCATCATTCGG CCTTTCATCCCGACGGAGGACAACATGTTGATGCTTCAAGAGTGCCACATAGACCCTCTTGGATCCTTTATCATATACGCTCCGGTTGACATACAAACTCTCAATGTAGCAATAAGTGGGGAAGACTCATCGAACATAGCTATACTCCCATCGGGGTTCTTGATATCCGGCGATGGTCGTCCTGAGATGGGGGATGCATGTGGTTCACTTGTTACAGTGGCTTTCCACATATTGGTTTCCAGCCCCACAACTTCAGAGCGGATGAACATGGAGTTAGTGGCAACCGTAAATACTCTTATCAGTTCCAccgttaaaaaaattaaagttgccCTTAAATGTTCTGGCTTGGATTAA
- the LOC137749358 gene encoding homeobox-leucine zipper protein ROC8-like codes for MELQGNGGASGDGREASNSGRGNKNYYRHTTEQIRRLEEFFKCCSHPDDNQRQQLSRELGLEPRQIKFWFQNKRTQTQAQNESADNTVLRKDNERIQWENYAIIKALKSVLCPTCGGPPFGEEARQLSLQRLQLENAYLKEEHDKVASLLSKYIGKPPSQIESLASVVGSTLDLSLGYSTNQGIIGSPPLNLNLTSPALAYQIKEIPEREKTLMADIAASAMEELVSLFQIGEPLWVKSTADGRYFLNGDNYDKLFPKANQFKTSGACVESSKDSGVVAINAATLVDMFLDSNKWEELFPTILTKAKTIEVLESGMMKNRNGCLLLMYEQMHILSPLVAPRDFYFLRYCQQIERGTWVIVDVSHNFPKGSSSNQSLSWRLPSGCMIKDISCGCSRVTWIEHVAVDNKTQAHRLYRDLVCRNVAYGADRWIVTLKRTCERLDCLMVEVESTCEFGGVVTSSEGKRSVMKLSQRMVKNFCGMLSMAGKLDFPQSSEVNSSGVRVSVRKSTEPGQPHGMIVSIATSLWLPLPSQTVFSFFRDERNRVQWDVLSNGNPVHEIANIPTGTHPGNCISVIRPFTPTENNMLMLQESYTDPLGSLFVYAPVDMPALNVAVSGEDSSNIPILPSGFVISGDGRAETTGDSGHSRAGGSLLTVAFQILVSTPSTSKQMNMESVAIVNALISSTVQKIKVALNCSSLD; via the exons ATGGAGCTTCAGGGAAATGGCGGAGCTTCAGGTGATGGACGTGAAGCATCGAATTCCGGCAGAGGCAACAAGAATTATTATCGTCATACTACGGAGCAGATACGTAGACTCGAAGA ATTTTTCAAGTGCTGCTCTCACCCGGATGACAACCAACGTCAACAGCTGAGCCGGGAGCTAGGGCTAGAGCCAAGACAAATCAAGTTCTGgttccaaaacaaaagaacgCAGACCCAG GCTCAAAATGAGAGCGCAGACAACACTGTTCTTCGTAAAGACAATGAAAGGATTCAATGGGAAAACTATGCAATCATAAAGGCCTTAAAGAGTGTCCTTTGCCCAACTTGCGGTGGTCCACCGTTTGGAGAAGAAGCTCGGCAGCTAAGTCTGCAGAGACTTCAGCTGGAAAATGCCTATTTGAAAGAAGAG CATGATAAGGTAGCCAGCCTTCTTTCCAAATACATAGGGAAACCACCATCACAAATTGAATCGCTGGCGTCTGTAGTTGGATCAACGCTGGATTTATCACTAGGCTATTCCACCAACCAAGGGATTATCGGAAGTCCACCCCTTAATCTCAATCTTACCAGTCCTGCATTAGCTTACCAAATAAAAGAAATCCCTGAAAGGGAAAAGACACTCATGGCGGACATTGCTGCCAGTGCCATGGAAGAACTGGTCTCACTTTTTCAGATTGGCGAGCCTTTGTGGGTCAAATCCACAGCTGATGGGCGATATTTTCTCAACGGTGACAACTATGATAAGTTATTTCCTAAAGCCAATCAATTCAAAACCTCTGGTGCATGTGTCGAGTCTTCGAAAGATTCAGGAGTAGTGGCCATTAATGCAGCAACCTTGGTTGACATGTTCTTAGACTCT AATAAATGGGAAGAACTCTTTCCCACAATCCTTACGAAAGCAAAGACAATTGAAGTACTTGAAAGTGGAATGATGAAAAACCGGAATGGTTGCCTACTGCTG ATGTATGAACAAATGCACATTCTCTCACCTTTGGTGGCGCCACGGGATTTCTACTTTCTTCGTTATTGTCAGCAGATTGAGCGAGGCACATGGGTCATTGTTGATGTTTCCCACAACTTCCCCAAAGGAAGTTCTTCAAATCAATCACTATCTTGGAGGCTTCCTTCTGGCTGTATGATCAAAGATATTTCATGCGGCTGCTCCAGG GTAACTTGGATTGAGCATGTGGCGGTTGATAACAAGACACAAGCTCATCGGCTCTACAGAGATCTTGTATGTAGAAATGTTGCATATGGAGCTGATAGATGGATCGTTACTCTTAAGAGGACATGTGAGAGATTGGATTGCTTGATGGTCGAAGTTGAATCTACTTGTGAGTTTGGAGGAG TGGTTACTTCGTCCGAAGGCAAGAGGAGTGTAATGAAGCTCTCTCAGAGAATGGTGAAGAACTTCTGTGGAATGCTGAGCATGGCAGGTAAACTTGACTTCCCTCAGTCGTCCGAAGTGAACAGTAGTGGGGTTCGAGTCTCTGTTCGTAAGAGCACAGAACCAGGACAGCCCCATGGCATGATTGTCAGCATTGCTACTTCTCTTTGGCTTCCTCTACCGTCCCAAACCGTCTTTAGCTTCTTCAGAGATGAGAGAAATAGAGTTCAG TGGGATGTTCTGTCAAATGGAAATCCAGTGCATGAGATTGCGAACATTCCAACAGGAACGCATCCGGGAAACTGTATATCTGTCATTCGG CCCTTCACCCCTACCGAGAATAACATGCTGATGCTTCAAGAGAGCTACACAGACCCTTTGGGATCCTTATTCGTATATGCTCCGGTCGACATGCCAGCTCTTAACGTAGCAGTAAGTGGCGAGGACTCTTCCAACATACCTATCCTCCCATCGGGGTTTGTGATATCGGGCGATGGCCGTGCTGAAACAACCGGGGATTCAGGACATTCCAGGGCAGGTGGTTCACTTCTTACAGTGGCTTTCCAGATATTGGTTTCCACGCCCTCAACTTCAAAGCAGATGAACATGGAGTCGGTGGCAATTGTCAACGCTCTCATCAGTTCCACAGTTCAAAAAATCAAAGTTGCTCTCAACTGCTCGAGCTTGGATTAA